The DNA sequence AATTAAGATCACTATTACTTTTGATTCAAATCATAAAAAAGCGATGTATTTAGTAAAAGAGATCACGAAAAAGTATTCAAAAGGGTATACGGATATTACGAGAAAACAGTTAAACAGATTACGCCAGCATTATAGTTTAAAAAATACAAATGTAGAACCGAGAATATATTCATTTATCGAAGATAACGGTTTAAATATTGAAGCGTGGTATTTGACAAATGCATATGCTACATTGACTTTAAGAAGTGTGATCTCTACAGAGATTATAGATGCGTTTAATGATGAAGATGACATCACCATAGCATACCCAACACAAAAACTTCATGTAGATATGAAAAGTTCAAAACCTTCTGCAATGCCAGAAAATGAGTTGGTGTAAATGAAAAAAGTTTATTTTAAAACATTTGGATGCCGTACAAATCTTTACGATTCTCAAGTAATGATGAGTGCTTTAAAAGAGTATGAGATTACGGAGAATGAAGCTGAAGCAGATATGATTGTAATCAACTCTTGTACGGTAACAAATGGTGCTGATACTCATGTGCGTTCTTATATTTCACAAATAGAAAAAAGCGGCAGCGGTGCGAAGTTATTCCTTACCGGATGTGGAGCACATACAAAAGGGGAGTCTCTTTTAAAAGAGAATCGCATTCACGGAGTATTTGGACAGAGTGAAAAACAAAAGATAGATTTTCTTTTGAACCAAGAACAGCCTTTTTACGAAAAAGGTGATTTAAATCATGTTGATGATGCGGTTGTAGGTGAATTTATCGGTAAAAGTAGGGCGTTTATCAAGATCCAGGAGGGGTGTAATTTTCGTTGTTCTTACTGTATTATCCCTTATGTACGCGGTGATGCAAGAAGTATGGATGAAGAGCGCATTGTTGAACAGGTATCGAAATTAGCACTTAATGGTTTTGGTGAGTTTATCTTAACAGGAACAAACGTCGGCTCATACGGTCAAGATACAAAAACATCGCTGGCAAAACTAATGAAGCGTATGAGTATGATCCGTGGAGTTCGCCGTATTCGTTTAGGAAGTGTCGAACCGATTCAGATTACTGATGAGTTCAAAGAGGTTTTAGATGAACCTTGGCTAGAGAAACATCTTCATATTGCTCTGCAGCATACATCTCCAAAAATGTTGAAAATTATGAACAGACGTAATGTATACAAGCAAGACAGGGAACTGTTTGAGATGTTAGCAGACAAAGGTTTTGCAATTGGAACTGATTTTATTACAGGACATCCTGGAGAGAGTGAAGAGCTTTGGAAAGAAGCAATGGAGAATGCGCGTAATCTTCCTTTGACTCACTTGCATGCTTTCACTTACTCTAAACGTGACGGTACGCCTTCAGCTACAATGAAACCTGAAGTAAATGGTAAAATAGCAAAAGAGAGACTTCATGAGTTGGAAGCCTTAGTTGCGCAGAAAAATTATGATTTTAGAAAAAACTTTTCTGGGGAATTGGAAGTTTTGGTAGAATCTTTTAAAGATGGTCATTTTCATGGACTAGACCAGCATTTTAACAAAATAATTATTGATTCGGATGAAGATTTATTAGGAAACTGGATTACTCTCAATGATTACGAGATAAAAGAGGAGTTTAATTATGCTAAATTCTAAAAAAAATCGTATAGCGCTTATCGGTTCTGCTTTTTTTATCATTATTTTAGTGCTTTTTGCTATTCTGCGTGATAATGCAGACAGTATTACTCTGGCTCAAGCTAGTGCAATGTTACATGACAGAGATGTAAAAAAAGTTGTAGCAACAGAAGAATATGTATATTTAAAAACAGATAACGGTTATTTTAAAATAGCATCTTCTCAAGTAACACCGCAGATGTTTACAGACTATAAAGTGGAAGTTGGCGGTGACTCAAACATACTTGTATATATCCTTCTTTTAGTACTTTTCTTAGGATTGGGATCTATATTATTACGGTTTTTGCAAAAACGTGATGGATTACAAATAACGAAAAACGGAATTAGCAGAGACGTCTCGACTAAACCTGAAATTTCAGCACCTATAGAGGCAATAAAAACAGATGTCAGTTTTGATGATATCGGCGGAATAAGTGACGTTAAACTTGAAATAGAAGAGATTATAGACTTTATGAAAAATCCAAAACGTTATAAAAGTTTTGGAGCTCGTCTGCCACGCGGTGTTTTACTTGTAGGACCTCCGGGAGTCGGGAAGACTATGATTGCAAAAGCGGTTGCAAATGCTGCTGGTGTACCGTTTTATTATCAAAGTGGTGCTTCATTTGTACAGATCTATGTCGGTATGGGTGCAAAGCGTGTCCATGAGCTTTTTGCTACAGCTAAGAAAAATGCACCGAGTATCATATTTATTGATGAAATTGATGCTGTCGGTAAAAAACGTGACGGACAAAGAAATGATGAACGTGAAGCAACGCTCAATCAACTCCTTACAGAAATGGACGGTTTTGAAGCTTCAAGCAGCGTAATAGTGATTGCAGCTACAAATAACATTGGTGTTCTTGATCCGGCATTGCTTCGTGCAGGACGTTTTGATCGTAGAATCTTTGTGGAATTACCTACAAAAAAAGAGCGTGCATCTATCTTGGAAAAATACTTGGCAAAAGTACCACATGAAGTGGATTTAAAACAAGTTGCCGATATGACTGTAGGGTTTAATGGTGCTGCTTTGGCTGCACTTGTAAACGAAGCAGCACTCTTAGCACTGCGTCAAAATGAGTTTCAAGTAACATTGGAACATTTTTATCAGGTAAAAGACAAAGTGATGTTTGGCAAGAAAAAACTTCAAATGCTTAACGATAAACAAAAATCTTATTTAGTGACTTACCAAGCTGGAAAAGCATTTGTTGCGACTTATTTTGATCTTCCATTTGAGAAACTTATGCTCTCAAACGAAAAGCTTTTACCTGTGAGCAATGAAGCATTTCTACAACAAGATTTAGAAGCGCAGGTAAAGATGCATTTAGCTGGAGCTGTGACGTGTGATCTAAAATATCAACAACACTCTAGTTCTGCAAAACAAGATCTTGATGAAGCAAAAGAGATTGTACAAAGAATGTGTCAAGAGTATGGTATGAGTTCTTCGATCTTAGCAGCAGAAGAGGAACAAAAAGTTGTACTTGACAAGCTCTATCAAGAGACACAAACACTATTAGAGTCCTCTTTAGATGTTATTGAGAAACTCGAAGCAGTTCTGTATGAAAAAGAAAGCATCACTAAAAAAGAAATTCTAAAGTATTTAGGATAGGCATGGCTCAGTTCTTTAGCGGTTTTTCTTTAAAGGATGAAGCATACCTGTTTCAACCATATATAAAAAATAGTGAATATGCTGTCTGTGGATTTAGTTACGGTGCCATAAAAGCTTTTGAAGCTGTACAACAGTCTCTTAAAGAGTCAAAAAGGGTAGATACCCTGCAACTCTTTTCACCTGCTTTTTTTCAAACAAAAGATGAGAAATTTAAGCGTTTGCAGTTGATGTCGTACAAAAAAAATAAAGAAGTATATCTGCAAAACTTTTTAGATTCTTGTTTTGCTCCGTATGAGAAAAAAATAGTCAAAACAAATGATACAGATACAATAGACGATTTACAAACACTATTAGAGTATGAATGGGATTTAGAATCTTTGCAGAAAATAGTTGATGCAGGTGTAGTGATAGAAGTATATCTCGGTTTTGAAGATAAAATTATAGACCCGCACGGTGCATACCAGTTTTTTAGGCAAGTTGCGAATGTAACTTCGATCAAAAGAGCAAACCATTTTTTACAAATGAACTAAGAAAGGAAAACAATTATGAGTGAAATTAAAATAGGTGTAATTACAGCTAGTGACAGAGCGAGTAAAGGGATTTATGAAGATA is a window from the Sulfurimonas sp. C5 genome containing:
- the mtaB gene encoding tRNA (N(6)-L-threonylcarbamoyladenosine(37)-C(2))-methylthiotransferase MtaB → MKKVYFKTFGCRTNLYDSQVMMSALKEYEITENEAEADMIVINSCTVTNGADTHVRSYISQIEKSGSGAKLFLTGCGAHTKGESLLKENRIHGVFGQSEKQKIDFLLNQEQPFYEKGDLNHVDDAVVGEFIGKSRAFIKIQEGCNFRCSYCIIPYVRGDARSMDEERIVEQVSKLALNGFGEFILTGTNVGSYGQDTKTSLAKLMKRMSMIRGVRRIRLGSVEPIQITDEFKEVLDEPWLEKHLHIALQHTSPKMLKIMNRRNVYKQDRELFEMLADKGFAIGTDFITGHPGESEELWKEAMENARNLPLTHLHAFTYSKRDGTPSATMKPEVNGKIAKERLHELEALVAQKNYDFRKNFSGELEVLVESFKDGHFHGLDQHFNKIIIDSDEDLLGNWITLNDYEIKEEFNYAKF
- a CDS encoding AAA family ATPase, whose amino-acid sequence is MLNSKKNRIALIGSAFFIIILVLFAILRDNADSITLAQASAMLHDRDVKKVVATEEYVYLKTDNGYFKIASSQVTPQMFTDYKVEVGGDSNILVYILLLVLFLGLGSILLRFLQKRDGLQITKNGISRDVSTKPEISAPIEAIKTDVSFDDIGGISDVKLEIEEIIDFMKNPKRYKSFGARLPRGVLLVGPPGVGKTMIAKAVANAAGVPFYYQSGASFVQIYVGMGAKRVHELFATAKKNAPSIIFIDEIDAVGKKRDGQRNDEREATLNQLLTEMDGFEASSSVIVIAATNNIGVLDPALLRAGRFDRRIFVELPTKKERASILEKYLAKVPHEVDLKQVADMTVGFNGAALAALVNEAALLALRQNEFQVTLEHFYQVKDKVMFGKKKLQMLNDKQKSYLVTYQAGKAFVATYFDLPFEKLMLSNEKLLPVSNEAFLQQDLEAQVKMHLAGAVTCDLKYQQHSSSAKQDLDEAKEIVQRMCQEYGMSSSILAAEEEQKVVLDKLYQETQTLLESSLDVIEKLEAVLYEKESITKKEILKYLG
- the bioV gene encoding pimelyl-ACP methyl ester esterase BioV, giving the protein MAQFFSGFSLKDEAYLFQPYIKNSEYAVCGFSYGAIKAFEAVQQSLKESKRVDTLQLFSPAFFQTKDEKFKRLQLMSYKKNKEVYLQNFLDSCFAPYEKKIVKTNDTDTIDDLQTLLEYEWDLESLQKIVDAGVVIEVYLGFEDKIIDPHGAYQFFRQVANVTSIKRANHFLQMN